Within the Leptotrichia sp. oral taxon 498 genome, the region TATTACGATGGTCGACTTTGATGAAATTTCAGAATCTAACATAAATAGACAGCTTCATTCACTTCACAGTACAATCGGAAAATCTAAAACAGAAGTGATGAAGGCTAGAATATTTGATATAAATCCTGAATGTGAAGTAAAGCTAATAAAACAATTAATTTACACTTATGAAGATGTAGAAAAAATATTCGAGAATCAAAAATATGATTTTGTCGTCGACGCAATTGATGTTGTTACAAGCAAAATAAATTTAATTGAGTTTTGTATAAAAAATAAAATAAAAATTATTTCTTCTATGGGATTTGGAAATAAAATGCATCCAGAGATGATTGAGATAGCAAAAATAAAAAATACTTCAGTTTGTCCAATGGCTAGAACGATTAGAGGGATTTTGAAAAAGAAAAGAATTACAGATGTTCCTGTTGTTTTTTCAAAAGAAATTCCACTTATTCCAAATAAATCTGAATTATTTAAAGAGGAGTTGCCGACAGAATTCAGAAAAAATAACAAAATGCCAAGAAAATCGACTCCAGGAAGCAACGCATTTGTGCCAGGAACTGCTGGACTTGTTCTTGCATCTTATGTCGTGAGAAAAATTTTAGAGCTAAAATAAAACATAATAAATATTGAGGTGATATAAAATTGGAAATAAATAATAAAAAATTTAGTAAAAAAGATTTAACTATAATAATTTTAGTTGTTTTAGGAATACTTTTATGTATTTTCGGATTGATGGATAAAATTTTTGAACACACAATTTTTAATTTTTTTAAAAATCTGACTCGACCTTATTTAGATAAAACTTATAAAGAGTCGCAAAGATTGTTTTTAACTCTTTCGCTTTTAAAAGGAGCGGCAGATGTCATCGAAGGAAGTACTGTCAATGTGAATATGATTTTAGGAATGCAAATTGAAGTTGGAGATATAATTCAGCCTGTTTACGATATGATAAATATCATTTGGAAAATTTCTCTGGCAAGCGTCGTAGTTTTAAAAATTCAAACTATTTATCAAGAAATTTTTCGAGTAAAATTGGCTACAATACTTATATTTATTTCACTAGTTTCTTATTTGCCGTACACTGTTTTTAAAAATAGCATTACAGAAATATTTAAAAAAATCTCAAAATATTCTTTTTTTGTTTTAATTTATATTTATACAGTAATTCCTGGAACAATTTTTGTAAATTCTATGATTTCAAATTATTTTGAAAAAGAATATAAAACTCCAGCAATTGTCCAGTTAAATCAAAATTTAAATAGACTTAACAATGTAAAAGACAGTATGCTCTCTTTAGACCAAAACAAAAGTATTTTTAACATTCCTGGTCAAATAGACACTGCAAAACAAAAGATTAATAATTTTTCAACAGAAATTAATAATGTTTCTCACAGCATAATGGAAAACGCACCTATTATAATTGGAATAATTCTACTTACAAGCATTGTCTTTCCATTACTTTTGATGATTTTACTCTATAAGCTGACAAAATCTATTATTTTTGAGAAAATCCTAAAATCTTAAATTTAAAAAAATATGCTTTTGAATTTTTTATTAAAGGCGTATTTTTTATTATTTGAATTGAAAAAAAAATAAATATATATTATAATAAGATGTAATAAAAAATAGAAAGAAAGGATAAATAAAACAGAAAGGAAAGATTTAATATGTTCATAAACACTTTAAAGACAGGTTTTTTGATGTTTACATTAGTCTTTTTATTTACATTTATTGGTGGACTTTTGGGAAATCGGCAAGGTGCTTTAATCGGTCTTTTGATTGCCGCTGCAATGAGCTTTTACAGTTACTGGTTCAGCGATAAAATGGTTATAAAAGCATATCGTGGTCAACCAGTTACAAGCGCCTCTAATCCAAGATTATATAAAATTGTTCAAAGATTAGCGCAAAATGCAGAATTGCCTATGCCTAAAATATACATTATCCCTGAAAGACAGCCAAATGCATTTGCAACTGGAAGAAATCCCCAAAATGCAGCAGTCGCCTGTACACAAGGACTTTTGGAAATAATGGATGACAACGAACTTGCAGGGGTTTTAGGACACGAACTTGGTCATATAAAACATCGTGATATTTTAATCAGTACGATAGCTTCGACTTTTGCAGGTGCCATTGCTAATATTACAAGATTTTTACCTTATTTTTCAAATTCTGGCGACAACAGAAGAAAAAATAACAATATAGGTTTAATTATGCTCGTTTCAATACTTGCGCCAATAGCTGCAATGATTATTCAAATGTCAATTTCAAGAAAAAGAGAATTTATGGCTGATGAAGCTGGAGCAGAATTTTCTGGAAATCCATTATATTTAAGAAATGCACTTATAAAATTGGAAAATTACAGTCAAGCCATTCCAATGGAAAATCAGAACCCTGCAACGGCAAACATGTTTATAATAAACCCACTTGCAAACCTTGGAAAATTTCAAGATCTTTTTAGAACTCACCCTGCAACTGAAGATAGAATAAGAGAACTTGAAAAGATGGCAAGACAAAAAAATTTATTATAAAATTATTTAAAATAATTAAAACAAAAATATAAAATGGAGATTTAGTTTATGATTAGTACATTTGCTTTTTTATCGTTACTTTTAATATTTGTGCGAGTTTATTCTATTTTATCATTACTATTTTTAGGTCAAAATAGAACGAGATTTGCAGAAAGAGTGACAATTTTAACATTGCTTTTTGAAGTTTTAGTAATTTTTTTATATACTTTTTTTAGCAATTCATTCAAATTTTTGCTTCCTCCAGTTTTTATGCTTATAAAAACTTCGAAGTTTTTTATATTTAAAAATTTTTCTTTATTGTTTTTAATATATTCAATAATAAATATAATTTTGATATTAACATTTAATTCTCAAAGTATATTTAAATTTATAAACAGATTTTTTGTTGGAGTTATTTTACTTACAAATATCATTTATGGATTTTTATTAATAATGTAAAAAAAATTGTCCTAAAAGTTAAACTTTTAAGACAATTTTTTTATAAAATAATTTTTTACATATTTTCCTGTTTTTCCAAAATTGCATTTACTTCTTCAACAATAATATCAGGATTTAATCCATGAGCTGCAATTCCTTCCCCAAGAGTTTCAGCGCTTGAAATTATGCAACCCACACATCCAAGACCATATCTCATAAGAACTTGAGCAATAATCGGATAATTTTCTACCGCTTCCATAATATTCATATCTGTTGTTACTTTTGGTGTTGCCATTTTTTTCATCTCCTTAAATAAATTATAATTTGAATTTCAAATATTTTTAAAATTATTACTTTTTTATAGTATATCAAATAAAAATTATTAAGTCAAATAATTTTTGCATAAAATAAAAATAGAAATTAAAAAGGATTGAACGAAAATCAATTCAATCCCACATAAATTTATTTATATTTTTTTGCTATTTTACTAACTATCTAATTATTTATTTAATTGCATCTTCATATCTTTTAGCAACTTTATCCCAATTAATTACATTAAAAAATGCAGAAATATAATCAGGTCTTCTATTTTGATAATTTAAATAATATGCATGTTCCCAAACATCAATTGCCAAAATAGGTGTTCCTTGTGAGCAGCTGCAAGGCGTAATATTAGACATAAGTGGACAATCTTGGTTTGCTGTTGAAGTAACTTTTAATTTACCTTCTCCATTTACTACTAACCAAGCCCATCCTGAACCAAATCTTGTAGCTGCAGCTTTTGAAAATTCATCTTTAAAATTTTCAAAACTTCCAAATGTTTCTTTAATTTCTTCTAATAATTTTCCTGTTGGCTTACCATCCGCATCAGGTCCCATTATATCAAAATATAAATTGTGGTTATAAAACCCTCCTCCATTATTTCTAACAGCTATTCTGATTTCCTCTGGCAACGCATCCAAATTTTTTAAAATTTCTTCAATCGGCTTTTCTAAAAACTCAGGCGCATTATTTTTTAGAGTTTCATTTAAATTGTTTGTATATGTTGCATGGTGTTTCCCATAATGTATTTCCATTGTCTTTGCATCTATGTTTGGTTCCAATGCGTTAAAATCATATGCTAATTCTATTTGCTTAAACATAATTATCACTTCCTTTTTTTATATCTA harbors:
- a CDS encoding superoxide dismutase, whose amino-acid sequence is MFKQIELAYDFNALEPNIDAKTMEIHYGKHHATYTNNLNETLKNNAPEFLEKPIEEILKNLDALPEEIRIAVRNNGGGFYNHNLYFDIMGPDADGKPTGKLLEEIKETFGSFENFKDEFSKAAATRFGSGWAWLVVNGEGKLKVTSTANQDCPLMSNITPCSCSQGTPILAIDVWEHAYYLNYQNRRPDYISAFFNVINWDKVAKRYEDAIK
- the htpX gene encoding zinc metalloprotease HtpX codes for the protein MFINTLKTGFLMFTLVFLFTFIGGLLGNRQGALIGLLIAAAMSFYSYWFSDKMVIKAYRGQPVTSASNPRLYKIVQRLAQNAELPMPKIYIIPERQPNAFATGRNPQNAAVACTQGLLEIMDDNELAGVLGHELGHIKHRDILISTIASTFAGAIANITRFLPYFSNSGDNRRKNNNIGLIMLVSILAPIAAMIIQMSISRKREFMADEAGAEFSGNPLYLRNALIKLENYSQAIPMENQNPATANMFIINPLANLGKFQDLFRTHPATEDRIRELEKMARQKNLL
- a CDS encoding tRNA threonylcarbamoyladenosine dehydratase; its protein translation is MNQVFARFSMLVGEDNIKKLQYSKIIIFGVGGVGSYTVEALARSGVGHITMVDFDEISESNINRQLHSLHSTIGKSKTEVMKARIFDINPECEVKLIKQLIYTYEDVEKIFENQKYDFVVDAIDVVTSKINLIEFCIKNKIKIISSMGFGNKMHPEMIEIAKIKNTSVCPMARTIRGILKKKRITDVPVVFSKEIPLIPNKSELFKEELPTEFRKNNKMPRKSTPGSNAFVPGTAGLVLASYVVRKILELK
- a CDS encoding DUF1858 domain-containing protein — its product is MATPKVTTDMNIMEAVENYPIIAQVLMRYGLGCVGCIISSAETLGEGIAAHGLNPDIIVEEVNAILEKQENM